ATCGACAGGCTGCGCGAGCAGCAGCGCGAGATCGCGGAGCTGTCGGAGCAGCAGGGCGCTGCGGCCGAGCGCGAACGGATCGCCCGGGAGATGCACGACACGCTGGCGCAGGGGTTCACGAGCATCGTCACCCTCGGCCACGCCGTGCAGGGCGAGTTGGAGTCGGATCCCGCGACCGCGCGCCGTCACGTCGAGCTGATGACCGACACGGCGCAGGAGAACCTGCAGGAGTCACGTCGGATCATCGCCGCATTGACGCCAGGGCGGCTGGCCGAATCGACGCTGGAGCAGGCGCTCGGCCGGGTCGCCGGCCGGTTCGAGGAGGAAGCGGGCGTACCGGTCGCCTTCCGGGTCACCGGCACGCCGCGGCCCGCGGCGCCCGCACTGGAGGTGGTCGCGTTGCGTGTGTTCCAGGAGGCGCTCGCCAACGTGCGGAAGCACGCGCGCGCCGGGGCGGTGGATGCGACCCTCGCGTACGACGCCGGCTCGCTCGCGCTCACCGTGCACGACGACGGCCGCGGCTTCGACGCGGGCGCGCCGCGCGACGGCTACGGCATCGACGGGATGGAGGCCCGCGTGCGCGAGGCCGGCGGCGCCTTCGCGCTGACCACTGCTCCCGGCGCGGGGACGCGCCTGCGTGTCGTGCTCCCCGCCGAGCCGATCGGGGAGGCGCCGTGATCCGCATCGTGCTGGCCGACGACCATCCCGTCGTGCGGGAGGGGATCCGCGGGATGCTGCAGGGCTACGACGACATCGAGGTGGTGGGCCAGGCGGGCAGCGGGCCGGAGGCGGTCTCGCTGGTGGCGGCACTGCATCCCGATCTGGTGCTGATGGACCTGCGGATGCCGGGTGGCGACGGAGTGGAGGCGACGCGCGCGATCGCGGCCGCGCATCCCGCGACCCGGGTCGTCGTGCTGACGACCTACGAGACCGATCAGGACATCCTGCGTGCGATCGAGGCCGGGGCCAGCGGATACCTGCTGAAGGACATCGCCCCTGCGGAGCTCGCCCGGTCGGTGCGCTCGGCCGCCGCCGGCGAGACGGTGCTGGCGACCTCCGCCGCGTCCGCCCTGCTGGGTCGCGTGCAGGGTAGGCAGGCAGCGCCGGCGCTCTCCGCCCAGGAGGTCAATGTCCTCCGGCTCGCCGCCGACGGACGGACCAATGCGGCCATCGGCGCCGAGCTGTTCATCGGGGAGGCGACGGTGAAGACGTACCTCAGCCGCGCCTACGAGAAGCTCGGCGTCTCCGACCGCACCTCGGCGGTGCGCCGCGCGCTCGAACTGGGCCTGCTCGACTGAGCCGTGCGGCAGAATGACCGCATGGCAGCACTCAGGACGGAACGCGGGCTCGACCGGCTCGTCAACTTCTCCGACGCGACGGTCGCGATCGCGATCACGCTGCTGATCCTGCCGCTCGTCGACGCCGCCTCCCAGATCGGCACGAGCTCGTTCGCCGAGTTCTTCGAGAAGAACGAGTGGGAGCTGCTCGCCTTCGCGGTCTCCTTCGCCGTGATCGCACGGTTCTGGGTCGTGCACCACCGGATCTTCGAGTCGGTCCGCGCCTACTCGTCGTTGCTGGTCTGGCTGAACTTCCTCTGGCTGTTCGCGATCGTGCTCATCCCGTTCACCGCGAACCTGCTCTCGAACGGCAACGGCGAGCGGCCGGACGTGTACGCCCTCTACATCGGCAACCTGTTGCTCGCGACACTCGCCTCCCAGCTCATCGGCCGCGTGCTGGCCCACAACCCCGAGCTGATGTCGGAGGAGGCGCGCGCGTCCATCGATCGCACGGCCGGGGTGGCCGAGCTCCTCCTGATGGCGGTCGCCCTGGTGCTGGCGGTGGTCGTCCCATCGGTCGGGATGTTCTGGCTCTTCCTGCTGTTCCTGGCCGACCCCGTGCACCGGCTGCTCCGCCGGATCGTGTACGGTCCCGAGACCGAACGACGGCCTTCCCGAACGCACACCTGAGGTCTACCGTCGGGGCATGCGCTCGAAGACCTTCTGGACCCTGGCCGCCATCGCCGTCGCGTACATCCTCGGAGCCCGCGCGGGCCGTGGCCGCTACGAACAGCTCACCGAGGTCTTCACCTCGTTCTGGAATGCGCCCGACGTGAAGAAGGCGCGCAAGAAGGCGAAGGTCCAGGCCGAGAAGACGCGCAAGCGCCTCTCCTGAACCCCGCCGCTAGACGAGCCCGGGCTCAGGGCTCGTCGTAGTCGCCCTCGGTGTACTCGCCGTCGGGCGCCGCGACCGGCTCCTGGGCGTCCGTGTAGGTGCCCTCGGTCTCCTCCTCCGGGCCGACTCCCTCGGTCTCGGTGTACTGACCGTGCACCGTGCGCTCGTGGGGTCCTTCTCCGTCGACCTCGGTGTAGCTGCCCTCGAGGTTCTCGCGTGCTTCGCCGATCCGCTCTGCGTCGCCGTCCGGCTGGTATGGGATGCTCATAGCAGGGACATTACGCCGAGACGCCGCCGACTGCCACGGTTCGAATCGCTGTAGCCGCCCGGACGCCCGCGAGAGTAGTCTTCCGCCGTCACCCGGACGATCGGCGGACCGATGAGCGATGAGCCAGAGGGCCAACGCTGGCCCCATCACGTCCTTGAGCTGCGCATCCACGGCATCAAGAACACACCGCCGACGGAGATGCTGGGGCGCGACCAGTCCGAGCTGAAGCAGACGCAGGGCGACGAGAACGGCGGGTTCTGGTGGGCGCCGAAGCAGGATGAGCCCGACCGCGATCCGGATGAGGCTCCCGGATCCTTCGACCCGACCGTGCCGCCGCCGGACGTGCGCACGGAAGCGTACTCCTGGGGGCGCCTGGCCCGCTTCGGCGCGGGACCGCTGCTGTTCATCGGTCAGCTGTTCGTGCAGCTCGCCTGGCTGCTGCTCGCTCCCTTCGGTCTGGCGAACGCCGCGTACTGGACCCGGCGCATCCCGGCCCAGCGGCCGGGCGGCGAGTGGGACGCCGGGGTGGGCGGGGCGTCGCTCCGCGTCTTCGCGCTCGGCCTGACCCTGCTGTACGTCTGTGCTCTGGGGTCCGTGAGTCTCGACCTGGGCGTCCAGTGCATCACGGGTGCCGCATGCACCGCCCTGCCGAGCGGTGTCACGGGCTTCTTCGCGAACGCCCCGCTGAGCTGGCGCGGTCCCCAGCTGGCGCTGCTCTCGCTGCTGCCGGTCGGCGGCGTGCTCCTCCTGTACGTGGTCTCCCGGCGTGCGCGCAGCCGGTACGAGGCGGCCATCTTCGACGCGGCCGACCGGATGGGCGGGCGCGGCGTGAAGCGGACCGGCCGGCTCCGGCCGCTCGCGTCCGAGGGGTTCTGGCGCACCGCCCGCGTCGGGCCGCCGACGGAGCGCCTGCACCTCGCCGCGGCCTTCCTCCTCGTCGCCCTCCTGCTCGGGTGGGACCGTGTGTTCGCGGGGACGCCGTCGTGCGCCAAGCTGCAGACCTTCGTGTCCGGGGAGTGCCTCGGAGCGGCGGTCGGAAACGGCGACGTCCTGGCGCTGATCGGCGGAGTCGTCGCAGTCCTGGGCCTCGTGATCACGATCATCCTGGTCGGCGTGCTGGCCGAGACCACGAACACCAGCAGCGCCTCCGTCGACGAGTTCCTGCGCGACCGGCTCCGCAGGACCGGGACGGTCACGGCGTGGGTGCTCATCGTCTCGGTCGCCGTCTACCTGTTCGTGGGCGCATCCCTCTGGTTCGGGGGAGAGTACGCCGCGCCGGTGACGGGTTCCTTCCTCGGGCTCGCGACCGCGCCCTCCATCATCCTGGGTGTGCTGCTCGCGATCTGCATCTCGGCGCTGGGCTGGCGCCGCGGTGTGCCGCACTGGCTCTCGATCGCGCTGATGACCGGCGCCGGGCTCGCTTTCCTCGCCGGTGTCGCGCAGAACCCGCCCACCCTCGGCGGCGCGCCGGGGCCCCTCCGCCTGCCGCTGTTCGCCGTCGCCGCCGCGCTGACGGCGGTGCAGCTGCTGGCGGTGTGGTGGTGGCCGCGCTCGCGAGCGGGGCGCCGGATCGGCCCGCCCGAGCGGTTCCGCGCCGAGGGGTGGGCCGGAATGGCTCCGGGCGTGTGGATGCTGCTCGCGCTCGGCGCCGCCATGCTGCTCTCCACGCTGCTGGTGCTGGGCGTCCAGGGCTGGCTGCTGAGCGGATCGCCCCCGTGCGGCTGCGCCGTCCCTCCGCACGGAATGCTGCGGCCCCCGATCGTCTATGCCAACTTCGGCGATGTGCTGCCGTTCATCGCCATCGCGCTCGCGCTGGTGGCGCTCGTCATCGCGGGCGCCGTCCTGCGCTGGATGCCGCTCCTCACCACGCCGCGCACCCGCGATGGTCGCCGCCCGCTCCTGGAGGAAGTGGATGCGTACCGCGACGGCCGCATCGCCGCGAGCACGACCGCCGACCGTCTCGCCCTCAAGATCCTGCGGGCGCGGCGCCTCGCGGCGCTCGTGCACCGCGGCGAGCCCATCCTCGGGATCCTGGCCCTGCTGTTCGCGGTGGGGTTCGTGGTCGCACTCGCGGTCTCCTATTCGGTGGCGTTCCGCTGGATCGACGGGCTGGTCGGGCCCGCGCTGACCGTGATCGCGGCGGCCATCCTCGCGGTGGTGGTCGAGAACGCGCTGACCGCGAAGGAGCGTCCCATCAGCATCATGTGGGACCTCATGTGCTTCCTGCCGCGCGCGGGGCATCCCTTCGGGCCGCCCTGCTACGCGGAGCGCGTCGTGCCCGAGATCCGCGACCGGGTGACCGACTGGCTGACCCACGACCTGCAGCCGCCGGAGGGACTCACCCTCGCCGAACGCCTCAGCTGGCGCGACAAGCAGGAGGAGACGGCGCTCGCCGAGGAGCGGCCGTTCGACGTCGTACTGTCGGCGCACAGCCTGGGCGCCGTGCTGGCGGTCTCGACACTCTTCACGCTGCGCCCGGACGGCGCGGACCACCTGCGCAATGTGGCGCTGCTCACCTACGGTTCGCAGCTGCGCGTCTACTTCGGGCGGTTCTTCCCCGAGCTGTTCGGCCCGGATGCGCTGGGAACCCTCGGCGCACGCCGTCCGCTGCTCGCCAAGGCCGACCCGTGGTTCGCGCAGGTCGAGCTGGATCAGGACGGCGAGCCGGTCGTCGTCAGCGCGTCCGGTGCGGACGATCCGTCGCTCACCGAGCTGCTGACGCAGCCGGACGGCTCCGTCGCGTGGATCAACCTCTGGCGGCGCACCGACTACCTGGGCTTCCCCGTCAACAGCTACCGCCTCGACGACGGTCGTCCGGACGACCTCGACCGCGGCGCCGACGAATTCGGGCCGCCGCGCTACCTCGTCAAGGTGGCGACGCATCCCGACTATCAGTCAGCGCCCCAGTACCGGGTGGCCCTGCTCGACCTGATCCGGCGGCTGCGCTAGCCCGCTGACGAGAAGACGCTGACGAGAAGTCGCTGACGAGAACACGCTGCCGAGCGACTCCACGCTACGCCCCGCGCGTGACCGGTTGAACCCCCTTGAGCGTCCGGGCGGTCGAGGCGTTACGTGAGACTCATGACCGATTCGCGAGACGCACAGGAGCCGATCACCGGCCACGACCCCACCAACGGGCTCGCCGGCGACCTCGAAGGTGACGACGGCGGAGCCGCCCAGCCCACAGCGGACAAGGACGTGATCCAGGATGTGATTCCGGACCTCGACGACGCCCGCGACACCGACGCGGACGAAGACTCCGCCACCTCGTACAGCGAAGAGGGCCGGCCGTAAGGCCCCCGGGAAGGAGCGGAGCATGAGCGACACCAGCGGACTGCCGAACACCGACGCCGAGGGCGTTCCCGCCGAGGACCAGCCGGAGCGTTTCGAGCAGGGCGGCCAGTCGGGCGAGCGCGACGCGCAGGCGGCCGAGCCCGCCGAGACCGACCCGGGCCAGGACGGCGACGACGTGTCACCCGGCGGCGTCTCAGCGCCGGGCGAGACCGGCGTGACGCCGGAGGGAGCCGAGGATGTGACCCCGGCCGCCGGCGGCACCGACCAGGCCGAAGCCCCGCCTGCCGACTTCGACCCGGCCGACCAGCCGTCCAACCCGGACCTCGTGGGGCACAGCGAGCCCCCGGACTGATCGGTCACCCCCCAGACCACCGGCCTCGCGCCGGTGCCGGGCCGGCCCCGCTCTCCTCATCCCAGAGCGGGGCCGATCTGTGTCTGCGGGGCTAGGCCTGTGTCCGCGGGGCTAGGCGGCCGGCCGCCCGGCGAGCCATCCGGCTCCGGCGACCAGCCCGATCACGCACAGGCCGACGCCCACACCGAGCGCGGTGACGCCGCCCGTGCGCGGAAGCACGAGCCCGACCACGAAGAGCAGCGCGCCGACGTTGAGCAGCACGGCCGATATCCAGCCGAGGACCCTGCGCAGCGTCGCGTTCATCCGGGTATCGTAGCCCGGCCGGGCGGGCCGCTACTCGCCGTCGATCAGCTGGAGCAGTCGCTTGCTCTCCCGTGCGATGTCGTCGTGGTCGTTCTGCGATGCGCGGCTCTCGAGCGAGATCACCCCGCAGCGGTGCACCTTCGCGAAGTCGCCGTACGGGAAGCTGAAGCGTCCCTTGGTCTCCTCGCTCTTGTCCGGGTCCTCGCCGAGATGCCAGAGCGCGTACTCGTCCCAGCCGTTCTTCTCGATGAACCGGTTCTCGTCCTCCGCGCTGGGGGCATCCTCGCTCCAGGCGTCCCGCTCGTCGTGCACGACCTTGCCGTCCTCGACGAGCTTCCGCGCGTGCTCCAGAGCCTTCTTGTTCAGCCGGACGCTCATGCTTCGCCTTGGTTCCCCGTGGATGCCGTCTCGGCATCCAGCGTCTCGTTGATGAGGGAGGCGACGAGCATGCGCCAGTCGGACCCTTCGTGCAGCGTCTCCGTGTACCCGGGCGGCACGGCGCCGAACACCGGCTCGTGCTCCTCACCCTCGACGGCGACCCGGATCAGCGTCCCGAGTTCGGCGTGCGACTCGTCCAGGACGACCCACACCCCCGCCGTCTTCTTCTCGACATGGAAGATGCGGCCCCGGTACGGGTAACGGACGCTGGACATCTCGAGCTCGCTCGCCGACATGGCGACTCCTCTCCTCGGACTCGTCGGACCCTATCGAACGCTGCGCGAGCGCCGTTGGCAAGAGCCTTCTCTTCGACGGGTCAGGCGGAGCGGCGTCCGCTGAGCACGCCGTCGATCCGCGCGAGCAGGTCCGCCGGGTCGTCGAAGACCGAGACGGCCCCCGCTTCGAGCAGCTCGGACGGTCCCACGCCGCCCGACAGCACGGCCGCCCCGCGCACGTGTGCGCGCGCCGCCGCCATCATGTCCCACACCGAGTCGCCGACGAACAGAGCGTCCGATGGCGCGGCTCCCGCGCGTTGCAGTGCGACCTCGATGATGCCCGGTTCCGGTTTGGCCGTGGCCACATCGTCCGCGTTGGTGGTCGCGTGGATGGCGTCCTCCGCATCCAGCGTCTGCATCAGCAGTTCGAGCTCGTCCGACGGCGCGGACGTCGCGAGCACCACCCGGATGCCGCGCGAGGCGAGCTCGCGGAGCAGGTCCGCGGCCTGATCGAAGGCCCGCAAGCGCCCGGACTGCTCGCGGTAGTACTGGGAGTGGAGGTCCTTGGCCCGGTTCGTCCACTCCTCGTCGCGGTCACCGACCAGCGATTCGAGCAGCTTGGCCGAGTCCTGACCGATTCCGCGGTGGATCCGCCACGAATCGACGGGCGTCCCCATGTCGGCGAAGGCCCGGCTCCAGGCGTCGACGTGGAGGAAGTTGGAGTCGACGAGCGTTCCGTCGACGTCGAAGAGCACTGCGGAGATGGTCATGCCTCTACGAGTACCACCCCTTGCGCCCGCCGGGCATGGGGTGCACCGTTCGCGGCATGGCTGATCACTCGTATCCGGAACTCACCGCACCCCGCACCGCCATCGTCACCGGCTCCGACTCCGGCATCGGCCGCGCCACCGCCGTGGCCCTCGCCGAGGCCGGGATGGATGTCGGCATCACCTGGCATTCCGACG
This region of Leifsonia sp. fls2-241-R2A-40a genomic DNA includes:
- a CDS encoding sensor histidine kinase, whose protein sequence is MTERVDDRWFGDWIGYSAAATLASVVLILANPISGYPRTIVSAGLVLALFPVYWYLARPSRAGIRGNTWRAWTYVGIATAVYFAAYGLNTWANIALFIVSPQFFLVLSAIPAAAAIVVINFGGVLVRWLVGDLDPGDVAGTLGLTVLIIAVSVYFSNRITAVTKESRERGLLIDRLREQQREIAELSEQQGAAAERERIAREMHDTLAQGFTSIVTLGHAVQGELESDPATARRHVELMTDTAQENLQESRRIIAALTPGRLAESTLEQALGRVAGRFEEEAGVPVAFRVTGTPRPAAPALEVVALRVFQEALANVRKHARAGAVDATLAYDAGSLALTVHDDGRGFDAGAPRDGYGIDGMEARVREAGGAFALTTAPGAGTRLRVVLPAEPIGEAP
- a CDS encoding response regulator transcription factor, producing MIRIVLADDHPVVREGIRGMLQGYDDIEVVGQAGSGPEAVSLVAALHPDLVLMDLRMPGGDGVEATRAIAAAHPATRVVVLTTYETDQDILRAIEAGASGYLLKDIAPAELARSVRSAAAGETVLATSAASALLGRVQGRQAAPALSAQEVNVLRLAADGRTNAAIGAELFIGEATVKTYLSRAYEKLGVSDRTSAVRRALELGLLD
- a CDS encoding TMEM175 family protein; translated protein: MAALRTERGLDRLVNFSDATVAIAITLLILPLVDAASQIGTSSFAEFFEKNEWELLAFAVSFAVIARFWVVHHRIFESVRAYSSLLVWLNFLWLFAIVLIPFTANLLSNGNGERPDVYALYIGNLLLATLASQLIGRVLAHNPELMSEEARASIDRTAGVAELLLMAVALVLAVVVPSVGMFWLFLLFLADPVHRLLRRIVYGPETERRPSRTHT
- a CDS encoding HAD family hydrolase produces the protein MTISAVLFDVDGTLVDSNFLHVDAWSRAFADMGTPVDSWRIHRGIGQDSAKLLESLVGDRDEEWTNRAKDLHSQYYREQSGRLRAFDQAADLLRELASRGIRVVLATSAPSDELELLMQTLDAEDAIHATTNADDVATAKPEPGIIEVALQRAGAAPSDALFVGDSVWDMMAAARAHVRGAAVLSGGVGPSELLEAGAVSVFDDPADLLARIDGVLSGRRSA